A region from the Drosophila takahashii strain IR98-3 E-12201 chromosome 2L, DtakHiC1v2, whole genome shotgun sequence genome encodes:
- the Btk gene encoding tyrosine-protein kinase Btk isoform X3, with translation MMLLSALKLGNGSSPAQNSTRSISPNSSTTNSQFSLQHNSSGSLGGGVGGGLGGGGSLGLGGGGGGGGGGSCTPTSLQPQSSLTTFKQSPTLLNGNGTLLDANMPGGIPTPGTPNSKAKDNSHFVKLVVALYPFKAIEGGDLSLEKNAEYEVIDDSQEHWWKVKDGVGNVGYIPSNYVKPKALLGLERYEWYVGDMSRQRAESLLKQGDKEGCFVVRKSSTKGLYTLSLHTKVPQSHVKHYHIKQNARCEYYLSEKHCCETIPDLINYHRHNSGGLACRLKSSPCDRPVPPTAGLSHDKWEIHPMELMLMEELGSGQFGVVRRGKWRGSIDTAVKMMKEGTMSEDDFIEEAKVMTKLQHPNLVQLYGVCSKHRPIYIVTEYMKHGSLLNYLRRHEKTLIGNMGLLLDMCIQVSKGMTYLERHNYIHRDLAARNCLVGSENVVKVADFGLARYVLDDQYTSSGGTKFPIKWAPPEVLNYTRFSSKSDVWAYGVLMWEIFTCGKMPYGRLKNTEVVERVQRGIILEKPKSCAKEIYDVMKLCWSHGPEERPAFRVLMDQLALVAQTLTD, from the exons ATGATGCTTTTATCGGCACTCAAGCTGG GCAACGGCAGTTCTCCAGCCCAGAATTCAACGCGCAGCATCAGTCCCAACAGCTCCACGACCAACAGTCAGTTCAGCCTGCAGCACAACAGCTCGGGGAGTCTCGGCGGCGGAGTGGGCGGCGGTTTGGGAGGCGGCGGAAGTCTTGGCctaggcggcggaggaggaggaggaggtggcggCAGTTGCACGCCCACATCGCTGCAGCCTCAG TCCTCGCTGACAACTTTCAAGCAATCCCCAACTCTATTGAACGGCAACGGAACTCTATTGGATGCCAATATGCCTGGCGGTATACCCACCCCCGGAACACCGAATTCCAAAGCCAAG GACAATTCACACTTTGTCAAATTGGTGGTGGCACTCTATCCATTCAAGGCCATCGAAGGCGGCGATTTATCGCTGGAAAAG AATGCCGAGTACGAGGTCATCGATGACTCACAGGAGCACTGGTGGAAGGTCAAAGATGGCGTAGGAAATGTCGGCTATATACCCAGCAACTATGTCAAGCCGAAGGCGCTGCTGGGCCTGGAGCGCTATGA ATGGTATGTGGGCGACATGTCACGACAGAGGGCCGAGTCCCTGCTCAAGCAGGGCGACAAGGAGGGCTGTTTTGTGGTTCGCAAGTCATCTACCAAGGGTCTCTACACACTATCGCTGCATACCAAAGT TCCACAGTCGCATGTGAAGCACTACCACATCAAGCAGAATGCCCGTTGCGAGTATTATTTGAGCGAGAAGCACTGCTGTGAAACTATTCCGGATCTGATCAACTACCATCGCCACAACTCTGGCGGCCTGGCCTGCCGACTCAAATCCTCGCCCTGCGATCGCCCGGTTCCACCGACAGCGGGATTGTCGCACGACAAGTGGGAGATTCATCCCATGGAGCTGATGCTGATGGAGGAGCTGGGATCGGGACAGTTTGGGGTGGTGCGACGCGGCAAGTGGCGCGGATCGATCGATACGGCGGTGAAGATGATGAAGGAGGGCACCATGTCCGAGGACGACTTCATCGAGGAGGCCAAGGTGATGACCAAGCTGCAGCATCCGAATCTGGTGCAGCTGTATGGCGTCTGCTCCAAGCATCGGCCCATCTACATTGTCACCGAGTACATGAAGCATGGCTCCTTGTTGAACTACTTGCGCCGGCATGAGAAGACCCTGATTGGTAATATGGGTTTGCTTTTGGACATGTGCATACAGGTGAGCAAGGGCATGACCTACCTGGAGCGCCACAACTACATTCATCGAGATCTGGCCGCCCGTAATTGCCTCGTGGGCTCCGAGAATGTCGTCAAAGTGGCCGACTTTGGTCTGGCCCGGTATGTTCTAGACGATCAGTACACCAGCTCCGGCGGCACCAAGTTTCCCATCAAGTGGGCGCCGCCCGAGGTGCTCAACTACACGCGCTTCTCCTCCAAGAGCGATGTGTGGGCATACG GTGTGCTGATGTGGGAGATCTTCACTTGCGGCAAGATGCCATACGGTCGCCTAAAGAACACAGAGGTCGTTGAGCGGGTGCAGCGCGGAATTATCCTAGAGAAACCAAAGTCGTGTGCCAAGGAGATTTATGAT GTCATGAAGTTGTGCTGGTCACATGGACCCGAGGAGCGTCCCGCGTTCCGTGTGCTCATGGATCAGCTGGCTCTTGTGGCCCAGACGCTAACCGACTAA
- the Btk gene encoding tyrosine-protein kinase Btk isoform X2: MIPCVSLAETSVIGNMKERVKEMKVFGCRLNFWNHIGHSLTSSKTKEGNGSSPAQNSTRSISPNSSTTNSQFSLQHNSSGSLGGGVGGGLGGGGSLGLGGGGGGGGGGSCTPTSLQPQSSLTTFKQSPTLLNGNGTLLDANMPGGIPTPGTPNSKAKDNSHFVKLVVALYPFKAIEGGDLSLEKNAEYEVIDDSQEHWWKVKDGVGNVGYIPSNYVKPKALLGLERYEWYVGDMSRQRAESLLKQGDKEGCFVVRKSSTKGLYTLSLHTKVPQSHVKHYHIKQNARCEYYLSEKHCCETIPDLINYHRHNSGGLACRLKSSPCDRPVPPTAGLSHDKWEIHPMELMLMEELGSGQFGVVRRGKWRGSIDTAVKMMKEGTMSEDDFIEEAKVMTKLQHPNLVQLYGVCSKHRPIYIVTEYMKHGSLLNYLRRHEKTLIGNMGLLLDMCIQVSKGMTYLERHNYIHRDLAARNCLVGSENVVKVADFGLARYVLDDQYTSSGGTKFPIKWAPPEVLNYTRFSSKSDVWAYGVLMWEIFTCGKMPYGRLKNTEVVERVQRGIILEKPKSCAKEIYDVMKLCWSHGPEERPAFRVLMDQLALVAQTLTD, from the exons ATGATTCCCTGCGTGAGTTTGGCCGAAACGAGCGTCATTGGCAACATGAAGGAGCGGGTCAAGGAAATGAAAGTGTTCGGCTGCCGGCTCAACTTCTGGAACCACATCGGTCACAGTCTGACCAGTTCCAAAACCAAAGAAG GCAACGGCAGTTCTCCAGCCCAGAATTCAACGCGCAGCATCAGTCCCAACAGCTCCACGACCAACAGTCAGTTCAGCCTGCAGCACAACAGCTCGGGGAGTCTCGGCGGCGGAGTGGGCGGCGGTTTGGGAGGCGGCGGAAGTCTTGGCctaggcggcggaggaggaggaggaggtggcggCAGTTGCACGCCCACATCGCTGCAGCCTCAG TCCTCGCTGACAACTTTCAAGCAATCCCCAACTCTATTGAACGGCAACGGAACTCTATTGGATGCCAATATGCCTGGCGGTATACCCACCCCCGGAACACCGAATTCCAAAGCCAAG GACAATTCACACTTTGTCAAATTGGTGGTGGCACTCTATCCATTCAAGGCCATCGAAGGCGGCGATTTATCGCTGGAAAAG AATGCCGAGTACGAGGTCATCGATGACTCACAGGAGCACTGGTGGAAGGTCAAAGATGGCGTAGGAAATGTCGGCTATATACCCAGCAACTATGTCAAGCCGAAGGCGCTGCTGGGCCTGGAGCGCTATGA ATGGTATGTGGGCGACATGTCACGACAGAGGGCCGAGTCCCTGCTCAAGCAGGGCGACAAGGAGGGCTGTTTTGTGGTTCGCAAGTCATCTACCAAGGGTCTCTACACACTATCGCTGCATACCAAAGT TCCACAGTCGCATGTGAAGCACTACCACATCAAGCAGAATGCCCGTTGCGAGTATTATTTGAGCGAGAAGCACTGCTGTGAAACTATTCCGGATCTGATCAACTACCATCGCCACAACTCTGGCGGCCTGGCCTGCCGACTCAAATCCTCGCCCTGCGATCGCCCGGTTCCACCGACAGCGGGATTGTCGCACGACAAGTGGGAGATTCATCCCATGGAGCTGATGCTGATGGAGGAGCTGGGATCGGGACAGTTTGGGGTGGTGCGACGCGGCAAGTGGCGCGGATCGATCGATACGGCGGTGAAGATGATGAAGGAGGGCACCATGTCCGAGGACGACTTCATCGAGGAGGCCAAGGTGATGACCAAGCTGCAGCATCCGAATCTGGTGCAGCTGTATGGCGTCTGCTCCAAGCATCGGCCCATCTACATTGTCACCGAGTACATGAAGCATGGCTCCTTGTTGAACTACTTGCGCCGGCATGAGAAGACCCTGATTGGTAATATGGGTTTGCTTTTGGACATGTGCATACAGGTGAGCAAGGGCATGACCTACCTGGAGCGCCACAACTACATTCATCGAGATCTGGCCGCCCGTAATTGCCTCGTGGGCTCCGAGAATGTCGTCAAAGTGGCCGACTTTGGTCTGGCCCGGTATGTTCTAGACGATCAGTACACCAGCTCCGGCGGCACCAAGTTTCCCATCAAGTGGGCGCCGCCCGAGGTGCTCAACTACACGCGCTTCTCCTCCAAGAGCGATGTGTGGGCATACG GTGTGCTGATGTGGGAGATCTTCACTTGCGGCAAGATGCCATACGGTCGCCTAAAGAACACAGAGGTCGTTGAGCGGGTGCAGCGCGGAATTATCCTAGAGAAACCAAAGTCGTGTGCCAAGGAGATTTATGAT GTCATGAAGTTGTGCTGGTCACATGGACCCGAGGAGCGTCCCGCGTTCCGTGTGCTCATGGATCAGCTGGCTCTTGTGGCCCAGACGCTAACCGACTAA